One Equus caballus isolate H_3958 breed thoroughbred chromosome 14, TB-T2T, whole genome shotgun sequence DNA segment encodes these proteins:
- the LOC138917595 gene encoding olfactory receptor 2M3-like: MAWENQTINSGFILLGIFNHNPTHIFLFSLVLSIFTVAFMGNTAMVLLIYLDTQLHTPMYFLLSQLSLMDLMLICTTVPKMAFNYLSGKKYISLASCGTQIFFYVSLLGAECFLLAAMAYDHYVAICYPLRYSILTSQKICGLMAASSWILGSLDGIIEVAVALSFSYCGAREIPHFFCDVPALLTLSCTNTLLFQRMIFICCVIMLLFPVAVIIASYVHVIRAVIRMGTGDGRRKAFTTCSSHIMVVGMYYGAAMFIYMQPTSDRSPTQDKMVSAFYTIFTPMLNPLIYSLHNKEVARAFTKGRSSLESKLPNNLYALLFPLYSLLYV; this comes from the coding sequence ATGGCATGGGAGAATCAAACCATCAACTCAGGCTTCATCCTGCTAGGAATCTTCAATCATAATCCCAcccacatctttctcttttctctggtctTGAGCATCTTCACAGTGGCCTTCATGGGAAACACTGCCATGGTTCTCCTCATCTACCTGGACACTCagctccacactcccatgtacttcctCCTCAGCCAACTGTCCCTCATGGACCTCATGCTCATTTGCACCACTGTACCCAAGATGGCTTTCAATTACTTGTCTGGCAAGAAGTACATCTCTCTGGCCAGTTGTGGAACCCAGATATTTTTCTATGTGTCCCTGCTTGGAGCTGAATGTTTCCTGTTGGCTGCAATGGCCTATGACCATTATGTTGCCATCTGCTACCCATTGCGATACTCAATTCTCACGAGCCAGAAAATCTGTGGTCTCATGGCAGCCTCTTCCTGGATTCTTGGCTCCCTTGATGGTATAATTGAAGTGGCAGTTGCATTATCCTTCTCATATTGCGGTGCCCGGgaaattcctcattttttctgTGATGTCCCTGCCCTGCTCACTCTCTCATGCACTAACACATTACTGTTTCAAAGGATGATATTTATCTGCTGTGTTATTATGCTTCTCTTCCCTGTAGCCGTAATCATTGCTTCTTATGTTCATGTTATTCGCGCTGTCATTCGCATGGGAACTGGAGATGGTCGCCGCAAAGCTTTCACCACCTGTTCCTCCCACATCATGGTGGTGGGAATGTACTATGGAGCAGCCATGTTCATATACATGCAACCCACTTCAGATCGTTCCCCGACCCAGGACAAGATGGTATCAGCTTTCTACACCATTTTTACACCCATGCTGAATCCCCTCATCTACAGCCTTCACAACAAGGAAGTGGCCAGAGCTTTCACAAAGGGAAGGTCAAGCCTGGAGAGTAAGTTGCCCAATAATCTTTATGCTTTGCTTTTTCCCCTATATTCTTTGCTGTATGTTTAA